In Pseudomonas sp. Q1-7, the genomic window GCAATACCCTGAGTCCAGGGCGAACTGCCCACGTCAGCGCTCTGCTTCGCAACATAGAGGCGGCGGGCGATTTCGCTCGGCGCAATTGCCCAGCCGATGCGGATGCCGGGAGCAACAATCTTCGAAAGGCTCGCGAGGTGAACGATCCAGTCGGAGGCACCAGGCACTTGTTCCGCCAGCGCAAGCAAGGAAGGTACGGGCTCACCCGAAAAGCGCAGATCGCCGTACGGGTCGTCTTCCACGATCACGAACTTGTATTGAACTGCGAGCTCGAGCAGTCGGCGACGACGCTCCACCGAAAGAGTTGCTCCCGAGGGATTGCCGAAGGTCGGAACTGTGTAGACCAGCTTAGGCAAGTCGGCAGCAGCCTCTGCGGACTCGAGGAGGCGCTCGAGCGACGTGACATCCAATCCGTCCGCATCCACAGGCACGGGCGTCATTCGCGCCTGGTGGGTACGCAGCGCTTGGATATTGGTTGTGTAGGTGGGTTGCTCGACAAACACGTGATCACCAATGTCCAGAAGCACCCGCAGGAGCAAGTCGAATGCCTGTTGCGAACCCGTCGTGACGATGACGTTCTCCGGCTGGGCGCTCACGCCTCTACCCTGCATGAGTCGGACGATTTGGGCCTTTATCTCCGGACCTCCATCAGTGCTGCCATATTGGAGGCAGGTGCGGCTGTTTGCGAACGCTCGTACCGAAGCCTCTTGTAGGCCTTCCACGTCGAACAGAGCCGGATCTGGGTATCCGCCCGCAAAGGAAATCATCCCTGGCTCGCTGAGATACTTGAACAGCTCCCGAATGGGAGAGCTCATGGGGTTAACGAAGGCAGGGGAAAAGCTGTACATGAGCAGTCCTCTCGGGCCGAAGTAGGGGCAATGGCCGTATTGGTTTTATTGGGCAGGCAGGAAACATCTGTTTGGCGGTGTCGGACTTGCGATCCTGTGGTGCTATGTCAGATGCATCCTTTGCTTTGTCTACCCTGTACCGCTTGGCGCGAGATCGCGTCCTCAAGGAGAGGTCGTCCTGGTGACATGGAAGCTGTTGCCACCAGGACGTCTTGCGAAAAACTCATCTTGCGCTGTTGGTTCGCGGTGTTAGGGTTACGCCGATCGGGACATCGCTGCCTGCGGTGTACGGGCCAAGTTTTTCGATCTACCCTCTTCGCGTAAAGCGATTTAAAATTGCTACTTGATGACTTTTTGGAACAGAGCCATGCAGCGCACACGAATTCCACCTATGTCCGCATTGATCGCTTTCGAAGCCGCAGCTCGTCACG contains:
- a CDS encoding aminotransferase-like domain-containing protein, coding for MYSFSPAFVNPMSSPIRELFKYLSEPGMISFAGGYPDPALFDVEGLQEASVRAFANSRTCLQYGSTDGGPEIKAQIVRLMQGRGVSAQPENVIVTTGSQQAFDLLLRVLLDIGDHVFVEQPTYTTNIQALRTHQARMTPVPVDADGLDVTSLERLLESAEAAADLPKLVYTVPTFGNPSGATLSVERRRRLLELAVQYKFVIVEDDPYGDLRFSGEPVPSLLALAEQVPGASDWIVHLASLSKIVAPGIRIGWAIAPSEIARRLYVAKQSADVGSSPWTQGIAAEYLASGKLEVHLDKIRQAYGAKCRALSHGLKELVGDAISFHEPAGGMFIWAKLAGGYKAADLLKEAIPRKVIFVPGTGFHAENPDPSTLRLSFAAPSLDDISEGVRRLAKAINAVHATARTN